tttttaattagttaggTTAATATTATTTACCTTTTCACAACTTTAGGATGCATAAGATTTTTTCTTTGTcataagtatataaaatattaaagtcaTTATTTCACTTATCACAATAAGTAAAGTGTCTGTCTTTTTAAGTATACGTTATTGGAACTTTTGACATTAATTTAACTTAGAATTGAAAGTAAACACaaaaagtttttcttaaaagttgataggtgtaaattttaaacaaatctAGCTATCATAACATTGATCAATGtctaaaaaaagattttttttttttaaataaaatctaaataaacgtaaaaaatttgagattttttttccttgataAATTTGAGAGACAAATTCCACTCGTGAAGCATACAAGACaagtaaaaacttattttaaaagacgatgatctttaaaatttgtttgttctaAATGTTTGAGTTACGAGAGAAATCCATAAATGTAATATGTAATTctaaatattaagaaaagttATAGAAAGCGATTGGTAGGGtttcatttgatttaatataCAATATTGGCAAAATTATAGGAATAGATCTTGATGGATGAATtgataataaaatgatatttaatggaggaatatttgataataatcaGAGAATATTCTTagactttatttaaaatacttttttatttaattcagaatatttattaaatatattagaacattcttaaattttattccCAAAGAATTACTGCAAAGTAATAGTGAAATTATGTTGCAAAATATTAAACgaatattaaaagaattcattgcattatttttaacgtatgtatattatttagttaactccatgtattttaattttagttcaaatatttataattattagaaaatacacactatttaattaaaaattaactgtCAAAGAATTGGCCACTAGTTTGCTATAAATAATGTTGActacaaattataaaacatgataagtcaagaaaagaaggaaatatTTAAGCACTCAATGAATTGTAAGAATTATGATTGAGAGAGGGAATTGTAAGAAAGATGTGAATCATATTTTACACTATAGAtgtgaataaatttataaatacatgatACCATATTGCAAGTGAATGATAAATGGATTTCGATATAAATGTAACACATCTGTgtataaaagaattcaaataaTTCATTCAATCGCTTCCTCATAATGAATCACCATTTAAGCTTCTTCGGAAAATACTTTTCAATGAGTGATAAATAGTATGGCTTAACTTTCTCTACATCAACTAGAACTTTGCTCTTGCTGTAAAGATCATACTTGCTgcacaaaattatatatgtcagaaacagtaaaagatatgcACAGATGACCAAATTCACACAACTGAAAACAGAAACATACTTAAATATTTTGAGCCATTTCATGTTCTCAATGTCTTCTTCATTCATCAAGTGAGTATATGCACCTTCCTTGTGTAAAGCTACACAATTATGTTAcacatgttatatatatatatgctggtttacacaaaaacaaagttcatagataaaagaaatacataagGAAAAAGCTTACGATAGAAAGAGTGATATCTGATAATGAACAATCCTGCAGATGGCAAAGTGGTGCCATTTTCTTTAGCAACCTTCACAAAACCAAtgatttttcatgttattaGACCTCAAAAGAAGCACTGTATGTTCAAAACATGTCTACATAAGAGTGATAGAGTTATGCAGAGACCCACCATATACATGTAATCATCATGTCCCCATGACATGGCCACGTTGTCTAGTCCACATCCGTCAGTGTATATCCCGTTTTTAGTGTTATAAGCAGGGCATTTGGAATCAGGGTTGTCCTTGAAATACTGCATCAGGAATGAAATTAGGCTtgttagtaattttatttagagtAAAAAGTACTTTCCTTAACGTATTTCTTAGAGAAATTGATTACCTTATGATGAATATTTGACTCGTCAAAGGCACACCCCACAGGAAATGTATCTCCTGCAAACATCCAATTAACCATTCAATTCAACTAAAATGGAATGAAGAACATAAAATCAAAGCTAACTATTATGCAGATGATAACGATGATTGAATTACAGAGGAAGGTTTCTTACCAACAACAGCCCATTGAGGAAGCTCACCAAAACTGGGAAGGACAAGAATCTTTCCGAGATCTGAAAAGTCAACAACATCATGTTAGTCTCTATTGGTTGAAACAAATATTCAAAAGGGTGtatgctgataaaaaaaaaaaaggtatatttACCATGGATGAGAGCAGTCAAATGCAGCCAATCTTCATGAGGGTAGTCTTTTCTGATTGCCTCAGCAGACTGCAGCAGATGCTGAATTTGAGGTTCGTCCAAATCAGGGTCGCTGTCATCCACCACTTCATTAAGCAATTCACAACATTCCCATATACTCATCTCAGCTTTGTCCAATTTCCCATATTCCTCCCTCATTCTCTTCACCTACATTATTAGTAAAACGAATTTTCATCAGCAACGCGTTTTCTTCTCGACAAATCTCCGACAATTGAACATAAAGCT
This genomic stretch from Vigna radiata var. radiata cultivar VC1973A chromosome 7, Vradiata_ver6, whole genome shotgun sequence harbors:
- the LOC106767260 gene encoding inositol oxygenase 2; its protein translation is MTILIEQPVLYESHVEGKNVQVVETNELVLDGGFQVPKYESKDGFNAPENNAFGQSFRDYEAESERQKGVEEFYRLQHINQTYDFVKRMREEYGKLDKAEMSIWECCELLNEVVDDSDPDLDEPQIQHLLQSAEAIRKDYPHEDWLHLTALIHDLGKILVLPSFGELPQWAVVGDTFPVGCAFDESNIHHKYFKDNPDSKCPAYNTKNGIYTDGCGLDNVAMSWGHDDYMYMVAKENGTTLPSAGLFIIRYHSFYPLHKEGAYTHLMNEEDIENMKWLKIFNKYDLYSKSKVLVDVEKVKPYYLSLIEKYFPKKLKW